The window TCGGAGATAGCTACCACTCGTCTGTGCTTGGGTCACTCCAGATGAGGCTTCTTCTGTTCTTCGAACTTCGTTGCTAAACCTTACCTGTTATGATGCGCGTCTTCCCACTGTCAGCCATCTGTTAAAAGGCTGGCAACGCTCTTGGCCTTtgcatcttcatcttcatTCTATCATGTTTAAGCCAGCATGCTGCAAGCGCCGATTCTGATTGCTGCGTCCAGTAGTGGCCACGAGCAAGACTCCATACACGATAAGTCCACATCGAAAGTAGAGACAACAGTGGTCACCCCCGTTTTAGAGGAGAAACGCGACCCGCCACAAGATGCGCTGCCAGAGCATACCGACGGAGGGCTGATCGCCTGGCTGCAAGTAGTCGCTTCGTTCATGCTCTTCTTCAACTCGTGGGGGTTGGTCAATACATACGGCGCATACCAAACCTTCTATGAGGCGGGCCCTCTGGCACATTacagctcgtccagcatCTCGTGGATAGGTTCGGTTCAGGCATTTCTACTTTTGCTCGTCGGTCCGCTCAGTGGCCCTCTCTTCGATCGCGGCTTTGTGCGAGCTCTCAACGCTGCTGGTACGGTCCTCATCGTACTTGggttgatgatgacgagcatCAGTTCTCGGTACTACCAAATTCTTCTGTCACAAGGCGTTTGTACCGGTCTAGGGATGGGCACCATCTTCGTTCAAAGTGTGGCTATCCTGCCAGCCTACTTTATCAAACAGCGTGCGTTCGCTGCAGGCATCTCGGTATGCGGAAGCAGTCTTGGAGGCATCATATATCCCATCGTCTTTCAACGCCTTGAGCCCCGTATTGGATTCGGTTGGGCGACTCGCGTGCTTGCTTTCATTGCATTAGCAACGcaagctgttgctgtggcACTCATGCGTCAACGCAGTGCCACCAGCAAATCGCAAGTCTTAATAGATAAGACCACCTTCACACAACCAAGCATGCTCGCTTTTTCTACCGCGGCGCTATTGGCATTTATGGGTCTTTACATCCCTTTCTACTACATTGGTATCTACAGTCAGAGAAAGGTTGACAACGTGCCAAGTACGTTGCTAGCCTATCTTGTGCCAATTCTGAGTGCCGGTAGCGTCTTTGGACGAATTGTCCCCAACATTCTTGCAGACAGGTTCGGCTATCTCAACATGTTTATCGTCACCTCTATTGCAGCTGCCACCACAGGCTATGCATGGCTTAGCGTCGACAGCACCTCCAAGCTCGTATTTTTCTGTTTCTTCTACGGTGCCTTTTCAGGCAGCTATGTATCACTTCAGGGACCAACTGTGGCCATGCTGACGGCTGACAAGTCACGACTCGGTGCACGGATGGGCACATTTAGTCTCTTTACTGCTATCGGTATTCTGGTCGGCAATCCAGTCGCCGGTGCCATGATCGATGTCAACGAGGGTATATTCTGGCCAGCACAGGTCTTTTGTGCCACCTTGATCGTCGGCGCAGCCATTTGCCTCATTCTAACTCGACATCTATGTACTTGCACGGCTTCGTCCAAGATTTTCGTTAAGACATAAGGCGTTGTCTTGGTAAACGACATGGAGACGAAAGGAGCGCctcgttcacgattcgtaattaCTACGTCTCAAAGTCTGGCAAAGTCCCTGTGACGCCTGAGTCTTTTTGGGTACTGCACGGTAACGTCGCAGGACTGTTCAGTGAATACACAAGGCCAATCGCCGATGCGGTTTCCGATCGCGACTCCAAAACACGATGTACGCCAAATGCACAGTTTCCAGCTGGGCTGATACCAgatcattcgtgattcacgatttgttgAACCTGAGTCGCGAAGTACGAGAaagaagcacaaagggACCATTTTAAACAGCGCGTGAGGTGTGACGAAtacaactcgtgacttgaagcttaaccgctcacgactgtacCCAAAGGAAGTCTAGACAACCAACCGGACTTGAGATGTAATCTTCAACTAACCCTCACTTATTACATAAGTGCATGTATCTCGTCTGGTCGCTATGTGCCTGTATTCAAGCTTGTGGatggaatcacgaatctcatACGGAACAAAGCCATCAGCGCACGCTGGTCGTGAATAATCGtaacaatcgtgaatccaaaTTCAGACTCGTCATTGCTGGAAGCTAGACCAATACACCAAACGGGTGCCCTAGATGCTGATTCGGATATGGTTTTCTACGTTCACTTCTGGTCTTCTCGTCTTTTCACactgctttgcttgctttGGTCTGAACCGTGCATCGCGATCATCAACGTACAATTAACGCTTACGGGTGCGGTTCGAACAGGATACAGGGAAAGTTCGGTACTTTATCCAAAAGACGTGCACCAACCTATCTACTGGTAGAGAGGGTATCGACCGAATCCGCGAGGATGGGTGGCGTCCTTGTGCGTCATGAAGCCGGTGAACCAGCACCCTTTGCCTGCCTCTCCCATCAACGCCCAGCGATATCGCTTTGTGCCAGAGATCGCCAAATCGGCATTGATGGCATCCGGCTTCAACACCTCCTGCGAGACGTCGGCTTGAGCCTCTTGGGGAAGCGCACCCCCAAAGTCGGTGGCACCAAATTTTACAGGTCTCCAGTCGGTCATGCCAGACCAGTAGTGATTAGGTTTGGCAAAGAGGTACATAGGCGCAGGCTTTTTGCGATTCTTCCACAATGTGTTGTTGAGCAACATGGTGATTGCATACTGCATATTGTCTGGGTCAGTGTAGTCCGCGAGCGACTCTCGAATGTGCAACGCCAGCACTCCGAGCGGCATGGACACGAACTCTGCCGACGAGAGTGGCTTCACGGGGAAGGCGACAGCTCCACCCCAGAAAGGATGGGCAGGGTCCATCTCGGGGCGATATCCGGTTGCAGGCCTTCCCTTGGTGTTGCAGATGGCCAGCACGGAGCTGAGTCGCTTCTGGTTCTTGCGCGCGGCTTGGGTGTTTTGAATGAGCCAAGCGAACAGCACATTGAGGCGGCTCAGCTTGACAGTCGCCACCTTTTTGATGTCTCCTGCCTCTTTCTCTGAGACCAAGGAAGAGGACTCGAGGTGGGCATCGACCTGGCTTTGAGCCTCTTGCACGAGCTGCTGTACGCGCTCCTCGGGCAAGTAGACGTAGTACTGTCCTATTTTCTTCTCTGGACGCGCTACGTGGAGCTCCCACAATACTCTGGCTGCAAAGTTGACCTTGTCCAAGAAGCCAAACTTGTACCATCCTTTCGGATCTGGCAGCGGCGAGCCATCGACGTTCTTTGAAAGTGGACCTTCCGGAGCCAGATAATCGATGAAAGGGTCCTTGCCCAGGTCTTGCAGCGCTTCCGGCATATGGCCCTTGAGAATACCGGACCAAGCCTTCCAGATGCGGTGAAGACCAAAGCCATCTCCAATGATGTGACTGAGCGAAATACTTACGATGGTCGCATCGCTGAACAGAGTTGCCTGAGCTGTTACAAAAGATTGATCCTCTTCAAGGAGCTGGTCAAAAGTGCGCGTGGCGTTGATGCATGTCAGCTCACGGCTGAGTTTGGGGTTGGGACCCGTACCAAGGCAAATGTCGGAAAGCTGTCCCGAGGTGATCCTCTTGCTGAAATTACTGTAGGTCTGGATGGAGCGATCCGAGACATCACGAGTGACGATCATCTTGCGCAGAGGTTCAGAGGATGAGCGACTCGTAGCTTCGAGCtgggcgagcttggcggGATCAGGAACGTGGTACGCAATTCCACTGGTGGCGGTGTTACTGACTCGGACTCGCGCAGCTACGAGCGGCCAAACACGGACAAGCTGATACCAGCtttcttcgagcttggacaGGGATAACTGCTTGGAAAAGACGAGACCGACACTGGCAATGATCTCGGTGTTGCCAGTGGTGCTGTCCAGCACAGCAACCGGCACCGCGGTGTAACCCTCGGGAACTGACATGTTGATGATGCCGTCTTTCAAGTTGATGTAGATGGAGTAGGTTGATGGGAACACCAAAGTCTATCGTTGTTCAGCCTCCTCTTGTACTCGCCACGCTCCCAAAATCCCTGTGCGCCTGACAACACATGTGCGCCACATCACTTGCCGACTGTTGCAACGTCTAGCCGCCTGGCTTGACTAGCTGCTGGCTGCGGTGGGATGTATCTCGCCAAGCAATGATTCCGAAGGAATCAAGCGCTGTTAAGAGCTTGCAGGAACAAGATTCACGCCTATCGATTTGCAGACAGGGTCCTGTCGAGCtactcacactcacactcacactcacactcacactcacactcacactcacactcacactcacactcacaccCTAGTTATTTTCTATCTCGCTTCAACTTGGCGCAACGATGTGCGACCTGGGCAAGGAGCCGAGGTTGCCACCCGCTAAGTCAGACAGGTTTCACAGCGCACAAATTACAGAATATTCGTGGTCGACTTGAGATAAGAAGCCGCAATTATTAATTATTCTGGTATTTCCACCGAAACCagatttacgattcgtgattcgtgattgcaaccAAACGTTCATAGTGAGTTGattgcgcttcttgcgcttATAGTCTAGCCGATACGCTTCACGatgcgattcacgattggtcgagcgagtcacgagtcgtgagttgatCGCCTTGTTTTTAAATATTTACGATTATACCTTTCTTGAGCGGCAGtcacaattcacgaatcacgatttctcCTCTTTCATCTTTTGTGCCTACAATTCTAAAAAAAATCGTACCCAAACAAAGCAGACGTTGAGGCCAAAAGTCTCGATGGTTTTCCGAGCAAGGAGCCGCATTATGCACGTGCTCTAGTGACAGAGAGCGCCCGTCTCGTCAATAGCCGCTGTCACGAGCTTTTTGCACAAGATTCGAGAGGGCGAGTTCAAGACAGCACGCCTTACCCGAACTCACCTTTTTGGTGTTGTTTGGTTTAGCTTCAACTGCCTGTAATAATCACAAGCGCCGATTCAGACGAATAGAAAAGCAAGTCAAATGCAAGAATGGGAACAACCAATGACCACAATAATCTACGAATTCAGTCCATTAAATGACGAGGCAAACAAAAATTGAGTGAACGAGAACGtgcaaagccaagcttgaCAAATGCAATCCGTGACCAAGGAAGCAACGAGAAAGAATACTTGTAAAAGGCTAGGCCGCAACCGATCGGCCAAATTTGCCATAGATCGGCATGAGACTTCGAGAAAGACCCGAGTTGAGTCGATCGTGACCGTGTGAGTGCATCGTCAGCACGGCAGCGTAGACAAGAGCACCTGAGACGGTGATGGCGTGTGAGCTAGGTGGCCTGTATAGCATCTTCTTTGCTGGCTTGATTGGCACTGGCGTCGAAGCGGAGGCGGTCAATATGGCCGAATCCGTCTTGTTGATGGGAGCGGCAATACCTGGCAACACGGACTGCACACCACGTCCGAGTACGAAGGCAAAAATCTGAAGTGCTACGGCTGACTGATCGAGCGAAAACGCTGCGCCACCAGCGACCAAGCCAGCAAGCAACGATTCTACCTTTGAATTGCTTGGGATTCCCACGATTCGTCCGTTGTTCTGCTTTCTAACCGAAGCCAG of the Mycosarcoma maydis chromosome 2, whole genome shotgun sequence genome contains:
- a CDS encoding uncharacterized protein (related to MCH4 - monocarboxylate transporter) — protein: MLQAPILIAASSSGHEQDSIHDKSTSKVETTVVTPVLEEKRDPPQDALPEHTDGGLIAWLQVVASFMLFFNSWGLVNTYGAYQTFYEAGPLAHYSSSSISWIGSVQAFLLLLVGPLSGPLFDRGFVRALNAAGTVLIVLGLMMTSISSRYYQILLSQGVCTGLGMGTIFVQSVAILPAYFIKQRAFAAGISVCGSSLGGIIYPIVFQRLEPRIGFGWATRVLAFIALATQAVAVALMRQRSATSKSQVLIDKTTFTQPSMLAFSTAALLAFMGLYIPFYYIGIYSQRKVDNVPSTLLAYLVPILSAGSVFGRIVPNILADRFGYLNMFIVTSIAAATTGYAWLSVDSTSKLVFFCFFYGAFSGSYVSLQGPTVAMLTADKSRLGARMGTFSLFTAIGILVGNPVAGAMIDVNEGIFWPAQVFCATLIVGAAICLILTRHLCTCTASSKIFVKT